The following are encoded in a window of Streptomyces sp. SAT1 genomic DNA:
- a CDS encoding ABC-F family ATP-binding cassette domain-containing protein, protein MGHLEAAHLEYHLPDGRTLLGDVSFRVGEGAVVALVGPNGAGKTTLLRLVSGELKPHGGTVTVSGGLGVMRQFVGSVRDETTVRDLLVSVAPPRVREAARAVDAAEHALMTVDDEAAQLGYAQALADWAEARGYEAETLWDMCTTAALGVPYEKAQWRQVRTLSGGEQKRLVLEALLRGTDEVLLLDEPDNYLDVPGKRWLEERLRETRKTVLFVSHDRELLARAAEKIVSVEPGPAGADAWVHGGGFATYHEARRERFARFEELRRRWDEKHAQLKKLVLNLRQAASVSHELASRYQAAQTRLRKFEEAGPPPEPPREQDIRMRLKGGRTGIRAVTCQGLELTGLMKPFDLEVFYGERVAVLGSNGSGKSHFLRLLAGGDVAHTGAWKLGARVEPGHFAQTHAHPELAGRTLLDILWTEHSQDRGAAMSRLRRYELTGQAEQSFDRLSGGQQARFQILLLELAGATALLLDEPTDNLDLESAEALQEGLEAYEGTVLAVTHDRWFARSFDRYLVFGSDGRLRETAEPVWDERRVERAR, encoded by the coding sequence ATGGGACATCTGGAAGCCGCGCACCTGGAGTACCACCTGCCCGACGGGAGGACGCTCCTCGGCGACGTGTCCTTCCGAGTGGGCGAGGGAGCGGTGGTCGCCCTCGTCGGGCCCAACGGAGCGGGCAAGACGACCCTGCTGCGGCTGGTCTCCGGCGAGCTGAAACCGCACGGCGGCACCGTCACCGTCAGCGGCGGCCTGGGCGTGATGCGCCAGTTCGTCGGCTCGGTCCGGGACGAGACGACCGTACGCGACCTGCTGGTGTCGGTCGCGCCGCCGCGCGTGCGGGAGGCCGCCCGCGCCGTCGACGCCGCCGAGCACGCCCTGATGACCGTCGACGACGAGGCCGCCCAGCTGGGGTACGCCCAGGCGCTCGCCGACTGGGCCGAGGCCCGCGGCTACGAGGCCGAGACCCTGTGGGACATGTGCACCACCGCCGCGCTCGGCGTGCCCTACGAGAAGGCGCAGTGGCGGCAGGTGCGCACCCTGTCCGGCGGCGAGCAGAAGCGGCTGGTCCTGGAGGCGCTGCTGCGCGGCACCGACGAGGTGCTGCTGCTCGACGAGCCCGACAACTACCTCGACGTGCCCGGCAAGCGCTGGCTGGAGGAGCGGCTGCGGGAGACCCGCAAGACCGTCCTGTTCGTCTCCCACGACCGGGAACTGCTCGCCCGCGCCGCCGAGAAGATCGTCTCGGTCGAGCCGGGACCGGCCGGCGCCGACGCCTGGGTGCACGGCGGTGGCTTCGCCACCTACCACGAGGCCCGGCGCGAGCGCTTCGCCCGCTTCGAGGAGCTGCGCAGGCGCTGGGACGAGAAGCACGCCCAGCTGAAGAAGCTGGTGCTGAACCTGCGCCAGGCCGCCAGCGTCAGCCATGAGCTGGCCTCCCGCTACCAGGCCGCCCAGACCCGGCTGCGCAAGTTCGAGGAGGCCGGGCCGCCGCCGGAGCCGCCGCGCGAGCAGGACATCCGGATGCGGCTCAAGGGCGGCCGCACCGGCATCCGGGCCGTCACCTGCCAGGGCCTGGAGCTGACCGGCCTGATGAAACCGTTCGACCTGGAGGTCTTCTACGGCGAACGGGTCGCCGTCCTCGGCTCCAACGGCTCCGGCAAGTCGCACTTCCTGCGGCTGCTGGCCGGCGGGGACGTCGCGCACACGGGCGCGTGGAAGCTGGGCGCGCGCGTGGAGCCCGGCCACTTCGCCCAGACCCACGCCCATCCCGAGCTGGCCGGGCGCACCCTTCTGGACATCCTGTGGACCGAGCACTCCCAGGACCGGGGCGCCGCCATGTCCCGGCTGCGCCGCTACGAGCTGACCGGCCAGGCCGAGCAGTCCTTCGACCGGCTCTCCGGCGGCCAGCAGGCCCGCTTCCAGATCCTGCTGCTCGAACTGGCGGGCGCCACCGCCCTGCTCCTGGACGAGCCCACCGACAACCTCGACCTGGAGTCCGCCGAGGCCCTCCAGGAGGGCCTGGAGGCGTACGAGGGCACCGTCCTCGCCGTCACCCACGACCGCTGGTTCGCCCGCTCCTTCGACCGCTACCTGGTCTTCGGCAGCGACGGCCGGCTCCGCGAGACGGCGGAACCGGTCTGGGACGAGCGGCGTGTGGAGCGGGCCCGGTAG
- a CDS encoding baeRF2 domain-containing protein has product MDLAFLHPLYEHPGPWASVYVDTSRPTEDSARELRLTARAMAGDLAQRGADEATCRAVEEAVEELRHSPDPHGRAFFARAGTVVLDPRLARPPLGGSRAEWGPLPRVGPLLDLAGEDPVAIVAYVDRKGADFELRSALGRREAGTVTGRQWPLHRTSGADWSERHFQLKVENTWEHNAAEIADALSVCQDETRADLMIMVGEQRERHEVRERLPERLHDRVVEATHGFGSRLLDEDVEQLRAEHVRDRIDGELDRFRAARAPDDAGRAGAVEGVPALVEAAREHRIEELLIRPEAADAHREVWVGEDPDQLAARRGELRTLGERHAWATRADDALIRAAVTTDAAALSLTPVCPLPTGAAPAGGLGALLRWR; this is encoded by the coding sequence ATGGATCTCGCCTTTCTCCATCCACTGTACGAACACCCGGGCCCCTGGGCGTCGGTGTACGTCGACACCTCCCGTCCCACGGAGGACAGCGCGCGCGAGCTGCGTCTGACGGCGCGGGCGATGGCCGGCGACCTGGCGCAGCGGGGCGCGGACGAGGCGACCTGCCGGGCCGTGGAGGAGGCGGTCGAGGAGCTGCGCCACTCCCCCGACCCGCACGGGCGGGCCTTCTTCGCACGGGCCGGGACGGTCGTCCTGGACCCGCGTCTCGCCCGGCCACCGCTGGGCGGCAGCCGGGCCGAGTGGGGTCCGCTGCCCCGGGTGGGGCCGCTGCTCGACCTGGCGGGCGAGGACCCGGTCGCGATCGTGGCCTACGTCGACCGCAAGGGCGCCGACTTCGAGCTGCGCAGCGCGCTGGGCCGCCGGGAGGCGGGCACGGTGACGGGGCGGCAGTGGCCGCTGCACCGCACGAGCGGCGCCGACTGGTCGGAGCGGCACTTCCAGCTGAAGGTCGAGAACACCTGGGAGCACAACGCCGCCGAGATCGCCGACGCGCTCAGCGTCTGCCAGGACGAGACCCGGGCCGATCTGATGATCATGGTCGGTGAGCAGCGGGAGCGGCACGAGGTGCGCGAACGGCTGCCGGAGCGGCTGCACGACCGCGTGGTGGAGGCCACCCACGGCTTCGGGAGCAGGCTGCTGGACGAGGACGTGGAGCAACTGCGCGCCGAGCACGTACGCGACCGGATCGACGGGGAGCTGGACCGGTTCCGGGCCGCCCGCGCACCCGACGACGCGGGCCGCGCCGGTGCCGTGGAAGGGGTGCCCGCGCTGGTCGAGGCGGCCCGCGAGCACCGTATCGAGGAGCTGCTGATCCGTCCCGAGGCGGCGGACGCCCACCGCGAGGTGTGGGTCGGCGAGGACCCCGACCAGCTGGCGGCGCGCCGCGGGGAGCTGCGGACGCTCGGTGAGCGGCACGCGTGGGCGACGCGCGCGGACGACGCCCTGATCCGCGCGGCGGTGACCACGGACGCCGCGGCCCTTTCCCTGACGCCGGTGTGCCCCCTGCCGACGGGCGCCGCGCCGGCCGGGGGCCTGGGCGCCCTCCTGCGCTGGCGCTGA
- a CDS encoding DUF6158 family protein, whose amino-acid sequence MDEHDERGTTMTGVDPGRLDDQQLMKELETIHRTRHDTLLYGSDDALRAHNGRMAQLEGEFLRRNPRRLVAAGRTREGARERRER is encoded by the coding sequence ATGGACGAACACGACGAGCGGGGCACCACCATGACCGGAGTCGACCCGGGCCGCCTGGACGACCAGCAGCTCATGAAGGAGCTGGAGACCATCCACCGCACGCGCCACGACACCCTGCTGTACGGCTCCGACGACGCGTTGCGGGCCCACAACGGCCGTATGGCCCAGCTGGAGGGCGAGTTCCTGCGGCGCAACCCGCGGCGGCTGGTCGCGGCGGGGCGGACCCGGGAGGGCGCGCGGGAGCGCCGGGAGCGCTGA
- a CDS encoding type 1 glutamine amidotransferase domain-containing protein, which produces MRIAFLTAPEGVEQIELTEPWKAAKGAGHEPVLVSTRAGEVQGFDHLDKADTFPVDEVVGETSADSFDALVLPGGVANPDFLRTDERAVAFVKGFFDRGRPVAAICHAPWTLVEADVVRDRVLTSWPSLRTDIRNAGGTWVDEQVQICTNGPNTLVTSRKPDDLKAFDEAFLDVLAQQGPTGG; this is translated from the coding sequence ATGCGCATCGCATTTCTGACCGCACCCGAGGGCGTGGAGCAGATCGAACTGACCGAGCCGTGGAAGGCCGCGAAGGGCGCCGGGCACGAACCCGTGCTGGTGTCCACACGGGCGGGCGAGGTGCAGGGCTTCGACCACCTGGACAAGGCGGACACGTTCCCGGTCGACGAGGTCGTCGGGGAGACCTCCGCCGACTCGTTCGACGCGCTGGTCCTGCCGGGCGGCGTGGCCAACCCCGACTTCCTGCGCACGGACGAGCGGGCCGTGGCGTTCGTCAAGGGCTTCTTCGACCGGGGCAGGCCGGTGGCGGCGATCTGCCACGCGCCCTGGACCCTGGTCGAGGCCGATGTCGTGCGCGACCGCGTGCTGACCTCCTGGCCGAGCCTGCGCACGGACATCCGCAACGCGGGCGGCACCTGGGTCGACGAGCAGGTGCAGATCTGCACGAACGGCCCGAACACGCTGGTCACCAGCCGCAAGCCGGACGACCTCAAGGCGTTCGACGAGGCGTTCCTCGACGTGCTCGCGCAGCAGGGGCCGACCGGCGGCTGA
- a CDS encoding DUF2795 domain-containing protein, which translates to MQRGSDRLSVHRDDEMKHELQGLLRSGHPTRSEEWHDPEPTAEDDPEVWGGPVAPGGSRASLETVRLELARILGRSAFPADPGELARVLRRKNAPDALADAVERLPRRTRYANVQELAEEVTHHERA; encoded by the coding sequence ATGCAGCGAGGCAGCGACCGGCTGAGTGTCCACCGTGACGACGAGATGAAGCACGAGTTGCAGGGCCTGCTCCGGTCCGGCCATCCCACGCGGAGCGAGGAGTGGCACGACCCGGAGCCGACCGCCGAGGACGACCCCGAGGTGTGGGGCGGACCGGTGGCCCCGGGCGGCTCCCGGGCCTCCCTGGAGACCGTGCGCCTGGAGCTGGCCAGGATCCTCGGCCGCAGCGCCTTCCCGGCGGACCCGGGCGAGCTGGCCCGCGTACTGCGCCGCAAGAACGCGCCGGACGCGCTGGCCGACGCCGTGGAGCGGCTGCCGCGCCGGACGCGGTACGCCAACGTCCAGGAGCTGGCCGAGGAAGTGACCCACCACGAACGCGCCTAG
- a CDS encoding aminotransferase class I/II-fold pyridoxal phosphate-dependent enzyme, whose translation MRRTVPEGRGHGPVRYGPSALPDDGLPVLPELCEALAAAAGRRRDRPIGGAAALLDAAAGYWARRGLATRPERVAAAPGAPSLLLALTAALGGDVLVPRPCAAWWAPSARLLGRPAFSVATPAGSGGVPDPYTLLETVRRVRAEGGDPRLLVLSVADDPTATVAPPELLHQTVEAAAGEGLHLVADETWRDTVHAPHGTVLLSPAEMLPERVTVVTDLAGAFLPAGWPAALARFPAGATGDALHARLLDVLTALDARIAEPVAAAAAYALDEPAPVTERRAATVRLHARVARAVHAAVVAAGALAPPPQAGRHLYADLGPLRPALTALGVGDAQELEDFLGARLGIAAPGGHRFGDGLGPLRVRLSCADLLGGTDEERAACLTCPDPLELPHPRSALISLRSVFDGLRDDAQRWEPPR comes from the coding sequence ATGCGGCGGACGGTCCCCGAGGGGCGGGGCCACGGGCCGGTGCGCTACGGGCCCTCGGCGCTGCCCGACGACGGGCTGCCGGTGCTGCCGGAGCTGTGCGAGGCGCTGGCCGCCGCCGCGGGCCGGCGCCGCGACCGGCCGATCGGCGGCGCCGCCGCGCTCCTGGACGCCGCCGCCGGATACTGGGCGCGGCGCGGGCTCGCGACCCGGCCCGAGCGGGTGGCGGCCGCGCCCGGCGCCCCGTCGCTGCTGCTCGCCCTGACCGCCGCGCTCGGCGGCGACGTCCTCGTGCCCCGGCCCTGCGCCGCCTGGTGGGCGCCGTCCGCGCGGCTGCTCGGCAGGCCCGCCTTCTCCGTCGCGACACCGGCCGGGAGCGGCGGCGTACCGGACCCGTACACCCTGCTGGAGACCGTGCGCAGGGTCCGCGCCGAGGGCGGCGACCCGCGGCTGCTGGTGCTGTCCGTCGCGGACGACCCGACCGCCACCGTGGCCCCGCCGGAACTGCTGCACCAGACCGTAGAGGCCGCGGCGGGCGAGGGACTGCACCTGGTGGCCGACGAGACCTGGCGCGACACCGTGCACGCGCCGCACGGCACGGTGCTGCTCAGCCCCGCCGAGATGCTGCCCGAGCGGGTCACCGTCGTCACCGACCTCGCCGGGGCCTTCCTGCCGGCCGGCTGGCCCGCCGCCCTCGCCCGCTTCCCGGCCGGCGCCACCGGCGACGCCCTGCACGCGCGCTTGCTCGACGTCCTCACCGCGCTGGACGCCCGGATCGCCGAACCCGTCGCCGCCGCTGCCGCCTACGCGCTGGACGAACCCGCGCCCGTGACCGAGCGCCGGGCCGCCACCGTGCGCCTGCACGCGCGCGTGGCCCGCGCCGTGCACGCCGCTGTGGTCGCCGCGGGCGCCCTGGCACCGCCGCCGCAGGCGGGCCGCCACCTGTACGCCGACCTCGGCCCGCTGCGCCCCGCGCTCACCGCCCTCGGGGTCGGCGACGCGCAGGAACTGGAGGACTTCCTCGGCGCCCGGCTGGGCATCGCCGCGCCCGGCGGCCACCGGTTCGGGGACGGCCTCGGCCCCCTGCGGGTCCGGCTGTCCTGCGCGGACCTGCTCGGCGGCACGGACGAGGAGCGCGCGGCGTGCCTCACCTGCCCCGATCCGCTGGAACTGCCGCACCCGCGAAGCGCGTTGATCTCCTTGAGGTCCGTCTTCGACGGTCTCCGTGACGACGCTCAGCGATGGGAGCCTCCTCGATGA
- a CDS encoding MBL fold metallo-hydrolase yields the protein MTQQSEPTTTPTATATTEPTPTAAPTATRPGGAPAPAPFPPLAEPRPLGERRVWPRAFHDRLTAPLPGLKALARFAREGAVRPGREGLADVPLLPYEPGPLPRVDHRTVAVTWAGHASWVVRIGGLTVLTDPVWSRRIVGTPARITPVGVPWEALPPVDAVVVSHNHYDHLDAPTLRRLPRDTPVFVPAGLGRWFHRRRFTRVTELDWWEAAELSGVRVDFVPAHHWSKRTLTDTCRSLWGGWVLTAPDGQRVYFAGDTGYGHWFERIGRRYPGIDLALLPIGAYDPRWWLSDVHCDPEEAVRAAQDLGARRMAPMHWGTFVLSAEPVLEPLTRVRAAWHRAGLAREDLWDLPVGASAVLPS from the coding sequence ATGACGCAGCAGTCCGAGCCGACCACGACCCCGACCGCGACCGCGACCACCGAGCCGACCCCGACCGCCGCCCCCACGGCCACGCGCCCCGGCGGCGCTCCCGCCCCCGCCCCGTTCCCGCCGCTGGCCGAACCGCGCCCGCTGGGGGAGCGGCGGGTGTGGCCGCGCGCCTTCCACGACCGGCTCACCGCCCCGCTGCCCGGTCTCAAGGCCCTCGCCCGGTTCGCCCGGGAGGGCGCGGTACGGCCGGGCCGGGAGGGACTGGCCGACGTCCCGCTGCTGCCGTACGAGCCGGGGCCGCTGCCCCGCGTGGACCACCGCACCGTCGCCGTCACCTGGGCCGGGCACGCCAGCTGGGTGGTGCGGATCGGCGGGCTGACCGTCCTGACCGACCCGGTGTGGTCCCGCCGCATCGTCGGCACCCCCGCCCGCATCACCCCCGTCGGCGTCCCCTGGGAGGCGCTGCCGCCCGTCGACGCGGTCGTCGTCAGCCACAACCACTACGACCACCTGGACGCCCCGACCCTGCGCAGGCTCCCGCGCGACACCCCTGTGTTCGTGCCCGCCGGACTCGGCCGCTGGTTCCACCGCCGCCGGTTCACCCGCGTCACCGAGCTGGACTGGTGGGAGGCGGCCGAACTGTCGGGGGTACGCGTCGACTTCGTCCCCGCCCACCACTGGTCCAAGCGCACCCTCACCGACACCTGCCGCAGCCTGTGGGGCGGCTGGGTGCTCACCGCACCCGACGGGCAGCGCGTGTACTTCGCGGGCGACACGGGCTACGGCCACTGGTTCGAACGCATCGGCCGCCGCTACCCCGGCATCGACCTGGCCCTGCTCCCCATCGGCGCCTACGACCCGCGCTGGTGGCTCAGCGACGTGCACTGCGACCCGGAGGAGGCCGTCCGCGCCGCCCAGGACCTCGGCGCGCGCCGGATGGCCCCGATGCACTGGGGCACCTTCGTGCTCTCCGCCGAGCCCGTGCTGGAACCCCTCACCCGCGTCCGCGCCGCCTGGCACCGGGCGGGCCTGGCCCGCGAGGACCTGTGGGACCTTCCGGTGGGCGCCTCGGCGGTCCTGCCGTCCTGA
- a CDS encoding DedA family protein, with the protein MIRLAAAVTTVVPPESTQQALGYPSLFLLVLIGALVPVVPTGALVSSAAVVAVHQTAPFSLGLVFVTASLAAFLGDAALYWLGRRGLGSKNGSRWLEAIRSRAPEDRLAQAQEKLTEHGVAVLVLSRLVPAGRIPVMLACLLAGWPLRRFSRGNLPACLAWAATYQVIGILGGSLFREPWEGVAAAIAVTVLVGAAPAVWRRLRRSAPVHRSG; encoded by the coding sequence GTGATACGGCTCGCCGCCGCCGTCACGACGGTGGTGCCGCCGGAGTCCACCCAGCAGGCGCTCGGCTATCCCTCGCTGTTCCTGCTGGTGCTCATCGGGGCGCTGGTGCCGGTGGTGCCGACCGGGGCGCTGGTCAGTTCGGCGGCGGTGGTCGCCGTGCACCAGACGGCGCCGTTCTCGCTGGGGCTGGTGTTCGTGACGGCGTCGCTGGCCGCGTTCCTCGGGGACGCCGCGCTGTACTGGCTGGGGCGGCGCGGGCTCGGCTCGAAGAACGGCTCGCGCTGGCTGGAGGCGATCCGCTCGCGCGCCCCCGAGGACCGGCTCGCGCAGGCGCAGGAGAAGCTCACCGAGCACGGTGTGGCGGTGCTGGTCCTGTCCCGGCTGGTGCCGGCCGGGCGCATACCGGTGATGCTGGCCTGCCTGCTGGCCGGCTGGCCGCTGCGCCGCTTCTCCCGGGGCAACCTGCCCGCCTGTCTCGCCTGGGCGGCGACGTACCAGGTGATCGGCATCCTCGGCGGGTCGCTGTTCCGGGAGCCGTGGGAGGGCGTGGCCGCCGCGATCGCCGTGACCGTGCTGGTCGGCGCGGCCCCGGCGGTGTGGCGCCGGCTGCGCCGCTCGGCGCCGGTGCACCGCTCGGGCTGA
- a CDS encoding MBL fold metallo-hydrolase, which yields MPVEITWWGHATCTVEDSGVRVLTDPLFARRLAHLRRRRGAPPPPDAWRADLALVSHLHADHLHLPSLARLAPGTRVLVPRGAARAVPGLRRLAGLRITEVAPGDRFEAGGLVVRVVPARHDGRRLPVGPHRSPALGYVVEGAARTYFAGDTGLFETMAEEVGPVDVALLPVGGWGPYLGEGHLDAGRAAQALARLAPRSAVPVHYGTYWPIGMDAVRPHEFYAPGEEFVRHAALRAPQVAVHRLGHGESVRPEVAR from the coding sequence GTGCCGGTGGAGATCACCTGGTGGGGTCACGCGACGTGCACGGTCGAGGATTCGGGCGTGCGTGTGCTCACCGATCCGCTGTTCGCCCGCCGGCTCGCGCATCTGCGCCGCCGCCGGGGCGCACCACCGCCGCCGGACGCCTGGCGGGCCGACCTCGCGCTCGTCTCCCATCTGCACGCCGACCATCTGCACCTCCCCTCGCTGGCCCGGCTCGCCCCGGGCACCCGCGTGCTGGTGCCGCGCGGCGCGGCGCGGGCGGTGCCGGGGCTGCGCCGGCTGGCCGGGCTGCGGATCACCGAGGTGGCGCCCGGTGACCGGTTCGAGGCGGGCGGGCTCGTGGTCCGGGTGGTGCCCGCGCGCCACGACGGGCGGCGGCTGCCCGTGGGACCGCACCGCTCACCGGCGCTCGGCTACGTCGTCGAGGGCGCCGCCCGGACGTACTTCGCCGGGGACACCGGCCTGTTCGAGACGATGGCCGAGGAGGTCGGGCCGGTGGACGTGGCGCTGCTGCCCGTGGGCGGCTGGGGCCCGTACCTCGGGGAGGGCCATCTGGACGCCGGGCGGGCGGCGCAGGCACTGGCCCGGCTCGCGCCACGCAGCGCCGTCCCGGTGCACTACGGCACGTACTGGCCGATCGGGATGGACGCCGTGCGCCCCCATGAGTTCTACGCGCCGGGCGAGGAGTTCGTGCGCCATGCCGCGCTGCGCGCGCCCCAGGTGGCGGTGCACCGGCTCGGGCACGGGGAGAGCGTACGGCCGGAGGTCGCCCGGTGA
- a CDS encoding alkaline phosphatase family protein: MRGGWWRRAASQAGRSITVWAVSTVTMLVLAGILPDFRLQSADGDSATTIAVTAALGAGAFGVLSAVVWPLLVRLLLLVPALVLGLLVFFLNGSLLLLALRVNPSGNPQAAPETAVIVAAVMSAVASATGGALAVRDDEAYRRRLHRLADRRRRRQPPCSGTPGTVLIQLDGVGHDVLRDAVDRGLMPTVARWLGTGTGNGKGKSKGTGADTAPDITPAHPPTHRLTPWRTDWSSQTGASQLGILHGSNHDVPAFRWYEKDTGEVMVCNRPSSAVELQRRAVARTGDGGLLGDDGASRGNLFSGGAGELALVLSVSARRGRGTRSRAGYFAYFCDPANAVRTALSFGAEVGREIGESLRARMREQRPRVSRGGLYPLVRAFATVVERDVVVAAVVGDLLAGRTAVYADLVAYDEVAHHSGPHSRDAAKVLRRLDRSLALIEKVAEHAPRPYRIVVLSDHGQSPGETFHARYGLTLGDLVRAGCGLHVPRRAERTRSGAEARAAVRAALRRPAEEPRERRPAGRRSEPVVLASGNLGLVSFPDVPHRMSREEIDARHPALLPTLANHPGIGFLLVRSEEHGGVVLGARGAETPLAALDTDPGPLAVFGPGAADAVRRTHSFPHTADIMVNSCHDPDDGEVLAFEEQIGSHGGLGGQQGRPFLLSPLLCSPPAEGGAEIVGAEQVHRVLRRWLAEAAADAEAAPRVPRPARPEEERAA, from the coding sequence GTGCGAGGCGGGTGGTGGCGGCGGGCCGCCAGTCAGGCGGGACGGAGCATCACGGTGTGGGCCGTCTCCACGGTCACCATGCTGGTGCTCGCCGGGATCCTGCCGGACTTCCGGCTCCAGTCGGCCGACGGCGACAGCGCGACCACCATCGCGGTGACCGCGGCCCTGGGTGCCGGTGCCTTCGGTGTGCTCTCGGCCGTCGTCTGGCCGCTGCTGGTCCGGCTGCTGCTGCTCGTGCCCGCGCTGGTCCTCGGCCTGCTGGTGTTCTTCCTCAACGGCTCGCTGCTCCTGCTCGCCCTGCGCGTCAATCCCTCCGGGAACCCGCAGGCGGCCCCCGAGACCGCCGTCATCGTGGCCGCGGTGATGTCCGCGGTGGCCTCCGCCACCGGCGGCGCCCTCGCCGTGCGCGACGACGAGGCGTACCGGCGCAGACTCCACCGGCTCGCCGACCGCCGCCGCAGACGGCAGCCGCCCTGCTCGGGCACGCCCGGCACGGTCCTGATCCAGCTCGACGGCGTCGGCCACGACGTGCTGCGGGACGCCGTGGACCGGGGCCTCATGCCGACCGTCGCCCGCTGGCTGGGCACCGGCACGGGCAACGGCAAGGGCAAGAGCAAGGGCACGGGCGCGGACACCGCCCCGGACATCACCCCGGCGCACCCGCCCACCCACCGGCTCACGCCCTGGCGCACCGACTGGTCCAGCCAGACCGGCGCGAGCCAGCTCGGCATCCTGCACGGCAGCAACCACGACGTCCCCGCCTTCCGCTGGTACGAGAAGGACACCGGCGAGGTCATGGTCTGCAACCGGCCGTCGAGCGCGGTCGAACTCCAGCGCCGCGCCGTCGCCCGCACCGGCGACGGCGGACTCCTCGGCGACGACGGCGCGAGCCGCGGCAACCTGTTCAGCGGCGGCGCCGGGGAACTCGCCCTCGTGCTGTCCGTCTCCGCCCGCCGCGGCCGCGGCACCCGCTCCCGCGCGGGCTACTTCGCCTACTTCTGCGACCCCGCCAACGCGGTGCGCACCGCCCTGTCCTTCGGCGCCGAGGTCGGCCGCGAGATCGGCGAGTCGCTGCGCGCCCGGATGCGGGAGCAGCGCCCGCGCGTCTCCCGCGGCGGCCTCTACCCGCTCGTCCGCGCCTTCGCGACCGTCGTCGAACGGGACGTCGTCGTGGCCGCCGTGGTGGGCGACCTGCTCGCGGGCCGCACCGCCGTCTACGCCGACCTGGTCGCCTACGACGAGGTCGCCCACCACTCCGGACCGCACAGCAGGGACGCCGCGAAGGTGCTGCGCCGCCTGGACCGCTCCCTGGCGCTGATCGAGAAGGTCGCCGAGCACGCCCCGCGCCCCTACCGGATCGTCGTCCTGTCCGACCACGGGCAGAGCCCCGGCGAGACCTTCCACGCCCGCTACGGACTCACCCTCGGCGACCTGGTCCGGGCCGGCTGCGGACTGCATGTGCCCCGCAGGGCCGAGCGCACCCGCAGCGGCGCCGAGGCGCGGGCCGCCGTACGCGCCGCGCTGCGCCGCCCGGCCGAGGAGCCGCGGGAGCGGCGGCCCGCCGGCCGCCGCAGCGAACCCGTCGTCCTGGCCTCCGGCAACCTGGGCCTGGTCTCCTTCCCGGACGTCCCGCACCGCATGAGCCGCGAGGAGATCGACGCCCGCCACCCCGCGCTGCTGCCCACCCTCGCCAACCACCCCGGCATCGGCTTCCTGCTGGTGCGCAGCGAGGAGCACGGCGGCGTGGTGCTCGGCGCGCGCGGCGCTGAGACACCCCTCGCCGCCCTCGACACCGACCCCGGACCGCTGGCCGTGTTCGGGCCCGGCGCGGCCGACGCGGTGCGCCGCACCCACTCCTTCCCGCACACCGCCGACATCATGGTCAACTCCTGCCACGACCCGGACGACGGCGAAGTGCTCGCCTTCGAGGAGCAGATCGGCTCCCACGGCGGGCTCGGCGGGCAGCAGGGCCGCCCGTTCCTGCTGTCGCCGCTGCTGTGCTCCCCGCCGGCCGAGGGCGGCGCCGAGATCGTCGGCGCCGAGCAGGTCCACCGGGTCCTGCGCCGCTGGCTGGCGGAGGCCGCCGCCGACGCCGAGGCCGCCCCGCGGGTGCCGCGTCCGGCCCGGCCGGAGGAGGAGCGGGCCGCCTGA
- a CDS encoding OsmC family protein → MATTRTAHTVWEGNLLQGNGVVTFDSSGIGEQPVSWPSRAEQANGRTSPEELIAAAHSSCFSMALSHGLAGAGTPPTKIETKADVTFQPGEGITGIHLTVEGSVPGIDNDAFVAAAEDAKKNCPVSQALTGTTITLDAKLA, encoded by the coding sequence GTGGCAACCACGCGCACCGCTCACACCGTCTGGGAAGGCAACCTGCTTCAGGGCAACGGCGTCGTCACCTTCGACTCCTCCGGTATCGGCGAGCAGCCGGTGTCGTGGCCGTCGCGCGCCGAGCAGGCCAACGGGAGGACCAGCCCCGAGGAGCTGATCGCCGCCGCCCACTCCAGCTGCTTCTCGATGGCGCTGTCGCACGGCCTGGCCGGTGCCGGCACCCCGCCCACCAAGATCGAGACCAAGGCGGACGTGACCTTCCAGCCCGGTGAGGGCATCACCGGCATCCATCTGACCGTCGAGGGCTCCGTCCCCGGCATCGACAACGACGCGTTCGTCGCCGCCGCCGAGGACGCCAAGAAGAACTGCCCGGTCAGCCAGGCCCTGACCGGCACGACGATCACCCTGGACGCCAAGCTCGCCTGA